One Psychrosphaera aestuarii DNA window includes the following coding sequences:
- the rlmE gene encoding 23S rRNA (uridine(2552)-2'-O)-methyltransferase RlmE, with the protein MAKDKRSASSKRWLEEHVNDKYVKEANKRGLRSRAYFKIEELQKKDKLMKPGDTVVDLGAAPGGWSQYAADFIGDSGTLIACDILPMDPIVGVDFLQGDFREESVLNALLERIDGRTVDLVMSDMAPNLSGNDAIDQSGSMYLVELALDMCNQVLGKDGKFVVKVFQGEGFDQFVKDVRAAFKTVKVRKPDSSRARSREVYVVATGYKL; encoded by the coding sequence ATGGCAAAAGATAAACGTTCGGCTAGCAGTAAACGCTGGTTAGAAGAGCACGTAAACGACAAGTACGTAAAAGAAGCCAATAAACGTGGTCTGCGATCACGTGCCTACTTCAAAATAGAAGAGCTTCAAAAAAAAGACAAGTTGATGAAGCCTGGTGATACAGTGGTGGATTTAGGTGCAGCACCTGGAGGTTGGTCCCAATATGCGGCCGACTTTATAGGTGACTCAGGAACTTTAATTGCTTGTGACATTTTGCCTATGGACCCGATAGTAGGCGTTGACTTTTTACAAGGCGATTTTAGAGAAGAAAGTGTTCTAAATGCATTACTTGAACGTATTGATGGACGAACTGTAGATCTTGTAATGTCAGACATGGCGCCTAACTTGAGTGGTAACGATGCAATTGATCAGTCTGGATCTATGTATCTTGTTGAGCTGGCGTTAGATATGTGTAACCAAGTATTAGGTAAAGACGGAAAGTTTGTGGTTAAAGTTTTTCAAGGTGAAGGTTTTGATCAGTTTGTCAAAGATGTTCGAGCTGCATTTAAAACCGTGAAAGTTAGAAAACCGGATTCGTCCCGAGCAAGGTCTCGAGAGGTGTACGTAGTAGCGACAGGTTACAAACTGTAG
- the yhbY gene encoding ribosome assembly RNA-binding protein YhbY, translating into MKLTNKQIQFLRGEAHSLKPVVQLGANGFTEGVLAEIENSLEIHELIKVKVPAEDREELNLYVDAIVRESKAVKVQLIGKTLVLYKQAKEPKIVLPKAK; encoded by the coding sequence ATGAAATTAACTAATAAACAAATCCAATTTTTACGTGGTGAAGCTCATTCACTAAAGCCTGTTGTTCAACTTGGTGCTAACGGTTTCACTGAAGGTGTTTTAGCTGAAATAGAAAACTCGTTAGAAATTCACGAACTTATTAAGGTAAAAGTACCAGCTGAAGATCGTGAAGAGTTGAACTTATATGTAGATGCTATTGTTCGTGAGAGCAAAGCCGTTAAGGTGCAGCTAATAGGTAAAACCTTAGTATTATACAAGCAAGCTAAAGAGCCAAAAATCGTGCTTCCTAAAGCAAAGTAA
- a CDS encoding HD domain-containing phosphohydrolase: MTLSFLNTFGSNDSSGFWKVLIVDDEPDIHSITKLALKRYTFEGKEIEFISAYSAKEAKDIMSTHAQIGLIFLDVVMETDDAGLQFVKWLRLQQKNNLTRIILRTGQPGQAPEEQVIMDYDINDYKQKTELDRRRLFTAVTCALRGYRDLIEIESSRQHEELFKEGLKKVIEATAHVMEEQKLTSFFQGLLQQVLSILRFEQQGALIKITNAGGTIYDNNDYKVITQIGTNVDKHLDDVVKRLMNTAIKLKESVFEDDIFIAYLPSLSTQESLIYLKGVDIDHIEELDIQLLQMFCRSAGIAFDNLMMKSEVQRTQAEVINRLGNAVESRSKESGNHIRRMSLFSGIIAKRLGLPSYDCEILELATPMHDIGKIATPDSILLKPGKLEVSEFEIMKQHAHIGFEILGGSDLPIINAAATIAYQHHEKYDGSGYPLGLKGDEIHIFSRIVAVADVFDALLHKRCYKPAWTVDDVLELIENQKGKHFDPIVVDAFFECIDELITANESLTEIEGT; encoded by the coding sequence ATGACCTTAAGTTTTTTAAATACGTTCGGCTCTAATGACTCATCAGGCTTTTGGAAGGTTTTAATTGTTGACGACGAGCCGGATATTCATTCCATTACCAAGCTAGCATTAAAACGATATACATTTGAAGGTAAGGAAATCGAATTTATTAGTGCTTATAGTGCCAAAGAAGCGAAAGACATTATGTCTACCCACGCACAAATCGGCTTAATATTTTTAGATGTAGTAATGGAAACAGACGACGCCGGACTTCAGTTTGTAAAATGGTTACGCCTACAACAAAAAAATAATTTAACTCGAATTATTTTACGAACAGGTCAGCCAGGACAAGCACCTGAAGAACAGGTGATAATGGACTATGACATTAATGATTATAAACAAAAAACAGAGTTAGATAGACGACGGCTGTTTACTGCTGTTACTTGTGCCCTAAGGGGATATAGAGATCTGATTGAAATAGAAAGTTCAAGACAACATGAAGAATTGTTTAAAGAAGGACTAAAGAAAGTAATTGAAGCTACAGCACACGTAATGGAAGAGCAGAAGTTAACTAGCTTTTTTCAAGGTCTCCTACAGCAAGTGTTGTCTATTTTGAGATTTGAGCAGCAAGGTGCATTAATCAAAATAACGAATGCTGGCGGCACTATTTATGATAACAATGACTATAAAGTCATTACGCAAATAGGAACGAATGTCGATAAACACCTAGATGATGTTGTAAAGCGCTTAATGAATACTGCTATAAAGCTTAAAGAGTCAGTTTTTGAAGATGATATATTCATAGCCTACCTACCTTCATTATCCACACAAGAAAGCTTAATTTATCTTAAAGGTGTTGATATTGATCATATTGAAGAATTAGATATTCAATTGCTTCAGATGTTTTGCAGAAGTGCGGGGATTGCTTTTGATAACCTAATGATGAAAAGTGAGGTTCAGCGGACACAAGCAGAAGTTATAAATAGACTAGGCAATGCAGTAGAATCTAGATCAAAAGAATCAGGTAATCACATACGAAGAATGTCATTATTTTCAGGGATCATAGCTAAACGATTAGGGTTACCAAGTTATGATTGTGAGATTTTAGAGTTAGCAACCCCTATGCATGACATAGGTAAAATAGCCACGCCCGATAGTATTTTATTAAAACCCGGTAAATTGGAAGTATCTGAATTCGAAATAATGAAACAGCATGCTCATATTGGTTTTGAGATACTAGGAGGATCAGACCTTCCCATTATAAACGCAGCGGCAACTATCGCTTATCAACATCATGAAAAATATGACGGTAGTGGGTATCCACTAGGCTTAAAAGGCGACGAAATTCATATATTCTCAAGAATAGTAGCTGTTGCCGATGTTTTCGATGCGTTACTACATAAACGTTGCTATAAACCAGCCTGGACTGTAGATGACGTATTAGAGTTAATAGAAAATCAAAAAGGAAAGCACTTTGATCCGATTGTCGTTGATGCATTTTTTGAATGCATTGATGAGCTTATTACCGCGAACGAAAGTCTAACTGAGATAGAAGGAACTTAA
- a CDS encoding GAF domain-containing sensor histidine kinase — protein sequence METIDTIPYSVSDKQIIHALIKISALITEQYKLSELYKKLHAIISEVVFAKNIAIAEIDLESHIMNITYFLDEKDGNKFYGKKIDIGRGLSAYAIKRQAPTRLNEQQIIELQNKGEIDRIYGTMCKSWIGVPIVDDGTVIGLIIVQSYTSEYVYSERDLEVLTFVGSNINILVKQKKIVEEEKLLRAEILQKDKMASLGGLVAGVAHEINTPLGVCVTGISNLLEEHVRFRMAVDAGTVTEKQFNNFVDDVGETCEIIKSNVNRAATLISSFKQIAVDQSSESKRVINIKTYLDEIIHSLHPIIRKTKHKIVIDCADDIESLTHPGAISQLFTNLITNSLIHGFEDIESGTIEIKVSKKKGNLEFIYSDNGKGMNKEQKKKFFEPFYTTKRGSGGSGLGGHIIFNIVATSLHGNVVLESHKAKGTQFTITFPS from the coding sequence GTGGAGACAATAGATACGATTCCATATTCAGTTTCTGATAAACAAATAATTCATGCTTTAATTAAAATATCTGCATTAATTACAGAGCAATATAAATTATCTGAATTATATAAAAAATTACATGCGATCATAAGTGAAGTGGTATTTGCTAAAAATATTGCGATTGCTGAAATTGATTTAGAGTCTCATATTATGAATATTACTTATTTTTTAGATGAAAAAGACGGTAATAAGTTTTATGGCAAAAAAATAGATATTGGAAGAGGGTTATCCGCATACGCAATAAAAAGGCAAGCTCCGACTAGATTAAATGAACAACAAATAATTGAGCTACAAAACAAAGGAGAGATCGATCGTATCTACGGCACTATGTGTAAAAGCTGGATAGGCGTTCCTATTGTTGACGATGGAACGGTTATTGGTTTGATTATTGTGCAAAGTTACACATCTGAGTACGTTTATTCAGAGCGCGACTTAGAAGTATTAACCTTTGTTGGCTCAAATATAAATATTTTAGTTAAGCAGAAAAAAATTGTAGAAGAAGAAAAGCTTTTAAGAGCCGAAATTCTTCAGAAAGACAAAATGGCATCACTCGGAGGTTTAGTCGCGGGAGTTGCACATGAAATTAATACACCTTTAGGTGTCTGCGTTACAGGTATTTCAAACTTACTAGAGGAACATGTTAGATTCAGAATGGCAGTCGATGCGGGTACGGTTACCGAAAAACAATTTAATAATTTTGTTGACGACGTAGGGGAGACTTGTGAAATCATAAAAAGTAACGTAAATCGTGCCGCCACGTTAATTTCTAGCTTTAAACAAATTGCTGTAGACCAATCATCTGAAAGCAAACGAGTTATTAACATCAAGACCTATCTTGATGAAATTATTCATTCCCTGCACCCAATTATCCGAAAGACAAAACATAAAATAGTCATTGATTGCGCAGACGACATCGAAAGTCTTACACACCCTGGTGCAATATCTCAGCTATTTACAAATCTTATTACAAACTCTCTAATCCATGGTTTTGAAGATATAGAAAGTGGAACAATAGAAATAAAAGTATCTAAGAAGAAAGGCAACCTCGAGTTTATATACAGTGATAATGGCAAAGGAATGAATAAAGAACAAAAAAAGAAATTCTTTGAGCCTTTTTACACAACAAAACGAGGAAGTGGCGGAAGTGGTTTAGGAGGCCATATTATCTTTAATATAGTAGCAACGTCATTACACGGAAATGTTGTACTCGAAAGTCATAAAGCTAAAGGAACTCAATTCACTATTACTTTCCCAAGCTAG